One region of Zootoca vivipara chromosome 7, rZooViv1.1, whole genome shotgun sequence genomic DNA includes:
- the CMPK1 gene encoding UMP-CMP kinase has product MFCRCLLASAARVGPSALRLGAAAASLVSSAPSPRLLLLMKPVVVFVLGGPGAGKGTQCARVVEKYGYTHLSAGDLLRDERKRPGSQYGELIESYIKDGKIVPVEITISLLKRAMDETMEANAQKNKFLIDGFPRNEDNLQGWNKTMDGKADVLFVLFFDCDNEVCINRCLERGKSSGRSDDNRESLEKRIHTYLDSTRPIIDLYEKMGKVRKVDASKSVDEVFGKVVKIFDKEG; this is encoded by the exons ATGTTCTGTCGCTGCCTCTTGGCTTCCGCGGCTCGTGTCGGTCCCTCGGCTCTTCGGCTGGGCGCGGCGGCAGCGTCCTTGGTTTCTTCCGCCCCTTCCCCTCGCTTGCTGCTCCTCATGAAGCCGGTGGTCGTGTTCGTTCTCGGCGGGCCTGGCGCCGGAAAGGGGACCCAGTGCGCTCGCGTTGTGGAG aaatacGGTTACACACACCTCTCAGCAGGTGACCTGCTTCGAGATGAGAGGAAGAGACCAGGCTCTCAATATGGAGAGCTCATTGAAAGTTACATTAAAGATGGAAAAATTGTTCCTGTTGAGATAACCATCAGCTTGTTAAAGAGG GCTATGGATGAAACTATGGAAGCCAACGCACAGAAGAATAAATTCTTAATTGATGGATTTCCCAGAAATGAAGACAATCTTCAGGGCTGGAACAAAACCATGGATGGAAAAGCAGATGTATTGTTTGTTCTCTTTTTTGATTGTGACAACGAG gTGTGTATTAACCGTTGCCTTGAAAGAGGAAAGAGCAGTGGCAGAAGTGATGACAACAGAGAAAGTCTGGAAAAGAG AATCCATACGTATCTAGACTCTACCAGGCCCATAATAGACCTCTATGAGAAAATGGGCAAAGTTAGGAAAGTAGATGCCTCTAAATCTGTTGATGAG gtttttGGCAAAGTCGTGAAGATCTTTGATAAAGAAGGCTAG